A genome region from Leptospira langatensis includes the following:
- a CDS encoding RsmG family class I SAM-dependent methyltransferase codes for MKEAEANLPVFNPDKEGIQSAVRFRFPKDVDHILPLFDWELVSLFLSFLKEKNEAGGFFSKRDTNEILDRHILESVYHIYRIHKEIGSFNKMKVGDAGTGPGIPGFFFRCLVGSERPKLVLLDSQRRKLSHTETFVKENGIEGVEFQFARAEDWKTNWDLGVSRGFVPYPWSAEVLSRCIVNGGHYVPFIGKDEFNAKIESKILSDSGFKVEKTIFLPELEFLGMRHIKFLKKVGSARQGIPRAWKLLEKESKEFYGKDRIHQ; via the coding sequence ATGAAAGAAGCAGAGGCCAATCTCCCCGTATTCAATCCAGATAAAGAAGGCATTCAATCCGCAGTCCGCTTTCGGTTTCCGAAGGACGTGGATCATATTCTTCCTTTATTCGATTGGGAATTGGTCTCATTGTTTCTTTCCTTCTTAAAAGAGAAGAACGAAGCCGGAGGCTTCTTCTCAAAAAGAGATACGAATGAGATCTTGGATCGGCACATCCTTGAATCCGTATATCATATCTATCGCATTCATAAAGAGATCGGATCGTTTAACAAGATGAAGGTGGGAGATGCCGGCACCGGACCGGGTATTCCCGGGTTCTTCTTTCGCTGTTTGGTCGGATCTGAAAGACCGAAGCTAGTCCTATTAGATTCTCAAAGAAGAAAACTTTCTCATACCGAGACCTTTGTAAAAGAAAACGGGATTGAAGGGGTAGAGTTCCAGTTTGCTCGTGCGGAAGACTGGAAAACGAACTGGGATTTGGGAGTTTCTAGAGGGTTCGTGCCTTACCCTTGGAGTGCAGAAGTCTTATCTAGATGCATTGTCAATGGAGGTCATTATGTCCCATTCATTGGCAAAGACGAATTCAATGCAAAGATCGAGAGTAAGATCTTAAGTGATAGTGGTTTTAAAGTAGAGAAGACAATCTTTTTGCCTGAACTTGAATTTTTAGGCATGCGACATATTAAGTTCTTGAAAAAGGTCGGATCGGCAAGGCAAGGTATCCCTAGAGCTTGGAAGCTCCTCGAGAAGGAGAGCAAAGAATTCTATGGGAAAGATCGTATCCATCAGTAA
- a CDS encoding ParA family protein, translated as MGKIVSISNQKGGVGKTTTSINLAANLAAIGKKVLIVDFDPQGNSGSGLGLEINTLQNTSYELLIGESSAAECIKRTEVENLHIIPSNINLSGAEADLLGEENREFRLKSAIGELRTEYDYILIDCPPSLGVLTINALSAADSVMITLQTEYFALEGLTQLMKIIALVQEKLNPSLELEGVLLTMFDKRTNLAQQVAEDVKSYFKEKVYTTVIPRNIKLSEAPSFGKSILSYDPDGIGAQSYRSLALEVAGKN; from the coding sequence ATGGGAAAGATCGTATCCATCAGTAATCAAAAGGGCGGTGTAGGAAAAACAACCACGTCCATTAACCTCGCGGCAAATCTTGCTGCGATCGGTAAGAAAGTGCTGATCGTAGATTTTGATCCGCAAGGAAACTCCGGCTCCGGTTTAGGTCTCGAGATCAACACTCTCCAGAACACGTCTTATGAACTTTTGATCGGAGAATCTTCCGCTGCGGAATGTATCAAAAGAACAGAAGTAGAGAACCTTCATATCATTCCTTCCAATATCAATCTCTCCGGCGCCGAAGCGGATCTATTGGGAGAAGAGAACCGTGAGTTTAGATTAAAATCTGCCATCGGTGAGCTCAGAACGGAGTACGATTATATACTGATCGATTGTCCTCCTTCTCTTGGAGTCCTTACTATTAATGCTCTCTCTGCTGCAGACAGCGTGATGATCACTTTACAAACCGAATACTTCGCTCTCGAAGGGCTCACTCAGTTGATGAAGATCATCGCGTTGGTTCAGGAGAAGTTGAATCCTTCTCTCGAATTAGAAGGTGTACTTCTGACCATGTTCGATAAGAGAACCAATTTGGCCCAACAGGTTGCCGAAGACGTGAAGTCCTATTTTAAAGAAAAAGTATATACTACCGTTATTCCTAGAAACATTAAGCTTTCCGAAGCTCCTTCTTTTGGTAAGTCCATTCTTTCCTACGATCCGGATGGGATCGGTGCTCAAAGTTATAGAAGCCTGGCCTTAGAAGTTGCCGGGAAGAATTAA
- a CDS encoding ParB/RepB/Spo0J family partition protein — MSAKPKALGRGLGNLIPVSEDKAIKEAGGEGSLREIKLSEIRPNPDQPRRTFNEESLKELAETIKAHGVIQPIVVKDTGSGYEIIAGERRYRACKIAGFVKIPVVVKKANVNQTLEMALIENIQRENLNPIEEALAYKTLSEKSGLKITDIAARVGKNRATVSNLIRLLQLPDSVMDLVKNGRISEGHARPLLAIADRKKSEQLAYQIAEKGLTVRQVEDIVANLTEDAPVKEKKKSKRKEVDIVELENKFRRKYSMKVDISHNSSSGKGKLSIAYPSLDALQKVLDALGL, encoded by the coding sequence ATGAGTGCGAAACCTAAGGCTCTCGGTAGAGGGCTGGGAAATTTAATTCCCGTCTCCGAAGACAAAGCTATCAAAGAGGCTGGGGGAGAAGGTTCTCTTAGAGAGATCAAACTTTCCGAGATCCGTCCCAACCCTGATCAGCCTCGTCGTACTTTTAATGAAGAATCTTTGAAGGAACTTGCCGAGACGATCAAGGCTCACGGTGTGATCCAACCTATCGTGGTTAAAGATACCGGCTCCGGTTATGAGATCATTGCCGGAGAAAGAAGATACAGAGCCTGCAAGATCGCTGGCTTTGTAAAGATACCGGTCGTCGTTAAGAAGGCGAATGTAAATCAGACTTTGGAGATGGCCCTGATCGAGAATATCCAAAGAGAGAATTTGAATCCGATCGAAGAGGCACTCGCTTACAAGACTCTTTCCGAAAAATCGGGATTAAAGATTACTGATATCGCCGCTCGTGTAGGAAAGAACCGTGCAACTGTTTCTAACCTGATCCGACTTTTACAATTGCCCGATTCTGTCATGGACCTAGTAAAGAACGGAAGAATTTCAGAAGGTCATGCGCGTCCTCTTCTTGCGATCGCAGACCGTAAGAAATCCGAACAACTCGCATATCAAATTGCGGAGAAGGGATTAACTGTTCGCCAGGTCGAAGACATTGTAGCGAATCTTACCGAAGACGCTCCTGTAAAAGAGAAGAAAAAATCCAAACGCAAAGAAGTGGATATAGTAGAGTTAGAGAATAAGTTTCGTAGAAAGTATTCTATGAAAGTGGACATCTCTCATAATTCTTCTTCCGGAAAAGGTAAATTAAGCATAGCATATCCAAGTCTGGATGCTTTACAAAAAGTGCTAGATGCCTTAGGCTTATAG
- a CDS encoding YaaR family protein → MKIQSQDPRRESRRKRDFGLSLSSSLYQPVPSPVSDSQIPDSKSEFFELVEHLLPYQQERTRDLNSLLRDLPDAERNFLKSPSYANLEIYKRIVQGILKEVMERNTSLETLRTRVRGGSEKVYQVIQVVDEKIHTLADFIIHPENSTFDLMKRMEDIRGLLVDLMN, encoded by the coding sequence TTGAAAATCCAGTCACAAGATCCTCGCAGAGAATCACGCAGAAAAAGAGACTTCGGTCTTTCTCTATCTTCTTCTTTATACCAACCTGTACCTAGTCCTGTATCCGACTCACAGATCCCGGATTCAAAGAGTGAATTTTTCGAGCTTGTTGAACATCTCCTTCCCTACCAACAAGAAAGAACGAGAGATCTAAATTCTCTGCTAAGAGATTTGCCGGATGCAGAAAGGAATTTTCTAAAATCCCCAAGCTATGCAAATCTAGAGATCTATAAGAGAATTGTCCAAGGCATCCTAAAAGAAGTCATGGAAAGAAATACGAGCCTCGAAACCTTAAGAACGAGGGTAAGAGGCGGTTCCGAAAAAGTGTACCAGGTAATTCAAGTCGTGGACGAGAAGATCCACACACTTGCAGATTTCATTATTCATCCGGAAAATTCAACCTTTGACTTAATGAAGAGAATGGAAGATATTCGCGGTCTTTTAGTAGACTTGATGAATTAA
- a CDS encoding bactofilin family protein, which produces MAHTEEQLAVNSIIGEGAEFNGEFKLSGLLRIDGIFRGTIKTDGKVLIGKTGIVDTDIKARIVVAGGEINGNIFASERVTLLASCRMKGDIITPKVVMEEGVQFEGNCKINPTSH; this is translated from the coding sequence ATGGCCCATACCGAAGAGCAACTAGCAGTAAATAGTATCATTGGCGAAGGCGCCGAATTTAACGGAGAGTTCAAACTTTCCGGGCTACTTCGTATAGATGGGATTTTTCGCGGCACAATAAAAACCGACGGAAAAGTCCTAATCGGAAAGACCGGAATCGTCGATACGGATATTAAAGCTCGTATTGTCGTTGCCGGCGGAGAGATTAATGGGAATATTTTCGCGTCGGAACGAGTGACTCTACTCGCCAGTTGCCGCATGAAAGGTGATATTATCACTCCCAAAGTGGTCATGGAAGAAGGAGTGCAATTCGAGGGAAATTGTAAGATTAACCCGACTTCGCATTGA
- a CDS encoding M23 family metallopeptidase, with amino-acid sequence MNLKSYLALLYYRLRYKYQDLKLKLDIKIANWNKKGKERLTVMVIPHSEQKTINFHISYRAITIFIGTILVLLLISSINVLSHSGSIHQLTELNLSNQDFIRQSAKMKEEINSLHEHVEYYHNHVGALYGRLTGDNSKVAKGIGGAEKLNVEPGKSLPPGAEVFRLKEDVHNLKVANELTQEIISILKKRKNLIRQTPSIWPVKGYVLYPYGEYLNPVTARRDFNNGLDIGAFAGSEVVATAPGTVYELGYTRNTGYFVKVAHKFGWKTIYSNLDRVKVKANQQVSKSEVLGFVGKSENSPQYSLHYEIHVGTRAIDPFAFLNQIQD; translated from the coding sequence GTGAATCTTAAATCCTATCTTGCATTACTCTATTATCGCCTCAGATATAAATACCAAGATCTGAAGCTAAAACTTGATATTAAGATCGCTAATTGGAATAAAAAGGGAAAGGAACGCTTAACTGTGATGGTGATCCCTCACTCTGAGCAAAAGACGATTAACTTCCATATTTCTTATAGAGCGATCACCATCTTTATCGGGACAATTCTGGTCCTTCTTCTCATTAGTTCTATTAACGTGCTCAGCCACTCCGGATCCATTCACCAACTTACGGAACTCAACCTTTCCAACCAAGACTTCATTCGTCAGTCTGCAAAGATGAAAGAAGAGATCAATAGTCTACATGAGCACGTGGAATATTATCACAATCACGTGGGAGCGCTTTACGGAAGATTGACCGGAGACAATTCCAAAGTCGCCAAAGGGATCGGCGGAGCGGAGAAGTTGAATGTCGAGCCTGGCAAAAGCCTTCCTCCCGGTGCCGAAGTATTTCGACTCAAAGAAGATGTTCACAATCTTAAGGTCGCAAACGAGCTGACACAAGAAATTATCAGTATATTAAAGAAACGTAAAAATCTAATACGACAAACTCCATCCATCTGGCCTGTGAAAGGTTATGTATTGTATCCTTATGGAGAATACCTCAATCCTGTTACCGCCAGAAGGGACTTTAACAACGGACTCGACATCGGAGCCTTTGCGGGATCGGAAGTCGTTGCCACTGCACCGGGAACGGTCTATGAGCTCGGGTATACGCGCAATACCGGCTACTTCGTAAAGGTAGCACATAAATTCGGATGGAAGACGATCTATTCCAACTTAGATCGTGTAAAAGTAAAAGCAAACCAGCAAGTTTCCAAATCGGAAGTTTTAGGTTTCGTAGGAAAGTCCGAGAATAGTCCGCAATACAGTCTTCATTATGAAATTCATGTGGGCACAAGAGCAATCGATCCGTTCGCATTCTTAAACCAGATCCAAGACTGA
- a CDS encoding TatD family hydrolase, whose translation MYSIIDTHCHLDIIQEQGQEVAESLRNAKESGIKKIVQIGIDLESSIRAKGLSEKYSDEELEVFYSIGCHPTETHEFPKKEEILTLVRENISDKRLCAIGEIGLDYYHDDSTKAYQADVLHSFLEESGKLSLPVVIHSRDAAEDTVSLLKEHRDKAFGVIHCFTYDYPTAKKLVDLGYYISFSGILVFKNARDIQEAAEKLPLESMLIETDAPFLAPPPFRGKRNEPAYTKFVLEKMFSLRKEPNAEVEKILYNNSVKFTQRKAYHHD comes from the coding sequence ATGTACTCGATCATCGATACGCATTGCCACTTAGATATAATACAAGAGCAAGGCCAGGAAGTTGCAGAATCTCTGCGAAACGCAAAAGAATCCGGTATAAAAAAGATCGTCCAGATTGGGATCGACCTTGAGAGTTCGATTAGAGCGAAAGGCTTATCCGAAAAATATTCGGACGAAGAGCTTGAGGTATTTTATTCGATAGGTTGTCACCCGACCGAGACTCATGAATTTCCCAAAAAAGAAGAAATTCTGACACTAGTCCGCGAAAATATTTCGGACAAGAGGTTATGCGCGATCGGAGAGATCGGTTTAGATTATTATCACGACGACTCGACTAAGGCATATCAGGCGGATGTACTCCATTCTTTCTTGGAAGAATCAGGAAAGCTTTCGTTGCCGGTAGTGATCCATTCCAGAGATGCGGCAGAAGACACCGTATCTCTTTTGAAAGAACATAGGGACAAAGCATTCGGAGTGATCCACTGTTTCACTTATGATTACCCGACTGCGAAGAAGCTCGTTGATCTTGGATATTATATTTCCTTTTCCGGGATACTTGTTTTTAAGAACGCTAGAGATATCCAAGAAGCCGCGGAGAAACTTCCCTTAGAAAGTATGTTGATCGAGACAGACGCCCCTTTTTTGGCCCCTCCTCCGTTTAGAGGAAAGAGGAACGAACCGGCTTATACAAAATTCGTACTCGAGAAAATGTTTTCGCTTCGTAAAGAGCCGAACGCAGAAGTGGAGAAGATCCTCTATAATAATTCCGTTAAATTCACGCAAAGGAAGGCGTATCATCATGATTGA
- the serS gene encoding serine--tRNA ligase encodes MIDLKFITDNTEELKANLERRGFKDLAVLDELAGIILRRKDLQKEADVLREERNKASKEIGKVKQAGGDIAAASAAVKEIGDRIKKIEDSLEVEETKLTDINLGLPNILDKDVPTGKNEHDNKVLYEVGEVRNFSFQPKPHFELGESLGWFNFEKGAKLAGARAYTYFGQGAKLERALANFMLETHTKEHGYTEVWVPVMVNDDCMLTTGQYPKFKDEYYRLDRDDLNLIPTAEVPLTNLYRDEIIPEGQLPISITAHTSCFRREAGSYGKDTRGLVRVHQFQKVELVKFARPEDSEEEHKKMLSHAENILKKLGIRYRVMLLCSGDISAASSKTYDLEVWMPGLNRWMEISSVSNFKDFQARRGKIRYKSKDGKNQLVHTLNGSGLAIGRTLAAVMETYQKEDGSIEFPEALKQYL; translated from the coding sequence ATGATTGATCTAAAATTCATAACCGATAACACAGAAGAATTAAAAGCAAATTTAGAGCGAAGAGGCTTTAAGGATCTGGCTGTTCTAGACGAACTTGCAGGGATCATTTTACGAAGAAAGGACCTTCAAAAAGAAGCGGACGTTCTCCGAGAAGAAAGGAATAAGGCCAGTAAAGAGATCGGAAAAGTAAAACAAGCCGGTGGAGACATTGCGGCGGCCTCTGCAGCAGTGAAGGAGATCGGAGATAGGATCAAGAAGATCGAGGATTCTCTTGAAGTCGAAGAAACCAAACTCACCGATATCAATTTAGGTTTGCCGAATATACTCGATAAAGACGTTCCTACAGGAAAGAATGAACACGATAACAAAGTCTTGTATGAAGTGGGAGAGGTTCGGAATTTCTCCTTCCAACCTAAACCGCATTTTGAACTGGGAGAATCCTTAGGTTGGTTTAATTTCGAAAAGGGTGCAAAGCTCGCTGGAGCAAGGGCATACACCTATTTCGGCCAAGGCGCTAAATTGGAAAGGGCTCTGGCAAATTTCATGCTAGAGACTCACACAAAAGAGCACGGATATACTGAAGTTTGGGTGCCAGTGATGGTAAACGACGATTGCATGCTTACCACTGGGCAGTATCCCAAGTTCAAGGATGAATATTATCGTTTGGATCGGGACGATCTGAACTTGATCCCTACGGCGGAAGTTCCTCTCACGAATTTGTATAGAGATGAGATTATTCCGGAAGGACAACTGCCTATCTCTATTACGGCTCATACTTCTTGTTTCAGAAGAGAAGCAGGTTCCTATGGGAAAGATACGAGAGGCCTTGTGCGAGTGCATCAATTCCAAAAAGTGGAACTGGTAAAATTTGCAAGGCCGGAAGATTCCGAAGAAGAACATAAGAAGATGCTTTCTCATGCGGAGAATATCCTAAAGAAATTGGGAATTCGTTATAGAGTGATGCTATTGTGCAGCGGTGATATTTCGGCAGCTTCTTCTAAGACGTATGATCTAGAAGTTTGGATGCCGGGTTTGAATCGTTGGATGGAGATTTCTTCGGTTTCGAATTTCAAGGATTTCCAGGCGAGAAGAGGAAAGATCCGTTATAAGTCCAAAGACGGTAAGAACCAGCTTGTTCACACTTTGAACGGCTCCGGTCTAGCGATTGGAAGGACTCTGGCTGCGGTCATGGAAACCTATCAAAAGGAAGACGGTAGCATAGAATTCCCGGAAGCGCTGAAACAATACCTTTAA
- a CDS encoding OmpA family protein, whose translation MKTDISVPSLLFIFLLSGTSIFTADSISQGKVSPLKGEINTGLNEFGISLSQDGKILYYYSKRQNSNYSDLYKSVKNGDSWSKGVEIRELNSNFDDQSPYITGDEKEIIFSSNRDGSIEFQLASGRIGVSRDLYYSNFANGRWEKPMPLPPEVNTPEIEENPFLYGTFLLFTRYPFGKVAESDIYLSEFKNEAWTEAFALDKPINTEYAELAATVSRDGKYLYFSSNRPGGYGGLDIYKSEIKADGSFSSPVNLGPVVNSKGDEAFFLEAPDGKNAYFCRLANEGGNYDIYEFSAANEWESLKKNKKISLESIHFRTASYEIEDVSFPILDRLVDFLKENPNIKLKIIGHTDLHGDPKDNLELSRQRASAVREYLQKKGISESRLSTDGKGSQEPIYPEKNPETDGKNRRTEFQILD comes from the coding sequence ATGAAAACAGATATCTCCGTCCCTAGCCTGCTTTTTATTTTTCTTCTGAGCGGGACTTCTATTTTCACAGCAGACTCTATTTCTCAAGGAAAGGTTTCTCCTTTAAAAGGTGAGATCAATACCGGATTGAATGAATTCGGTATCAGCCTTTCTCAAGATGGAAAAATTCTCTATTATTATTCCAAAAGGCAGAACTCGAATTATTCAGATCTTTATAAGTCCGTAAAGAATGGTGATTCTTGGAGTAAGGGAGTCGAGATTCGGGAGTTGAACTCTAACTTTGACGATCAAAGTCCTTACATTACGGGTGATGAGAAGGAGATCATTTTCTCTTCCAATAGAGACGGGAGTATTGAGTTCCAATTGGCAAGCGGTAGGATAGGTGTCTCTAGAGATTTATATTATTCTAATTTTGCAAATGGCCGCTGGGAGAAACCAATGCCGCTTCCCCCAGAAGTGAATACTCCAGAGATAGAGGAGAATCCTTTTTTGTACGGAACCTTCTTGCTATTCACTCGATATCCTTTCGGAAAAGTTGCGGAGTCGGATATCTATCTATCCGAATTCAAGAATGAGGCTTGGACAGAAGCATTCGCGTTAGATAAGCCGATCAATACGGAATATGCAGAACTCGCAGCAACGGTGAGTCGCGATGGAAAGTATTTGTATTTCTCTTCCAACCGACCTGGAGGCTATGGCGGATTAGATATTTATAAATCTGAGATCAAGGCCGACGGAAGCTTCTCTTCTCCTGTAAATCTTGGGCCGGTAGTGAATTCCAAGGGAGACGAAGCCTTCTTCTTAGAAGCTCCTGACGGAAAGAATGCGTACTTTTGCAGGTTAGCAAACGAAGGCGGCAATTACGATATCTATGAATTCTCCGCTGCGAATGAGTGGGAAAGTTTGAAGAAGAATAAGAAGATCTCTTTAGAATCCATTCATTTTAGAACTGCTTCGTACGAAATCGAAGATGTATCCTTTCCGATCTTGGATCGTTTAGTAGACTTTTTGAAAGAAAATCCGAATATTAAACTCAAGATCATCGGACATACGGATCTTCATGGAGACCCGAAGGACAATCTGGAATTAAGTCGCCAAAGAGCCTCTGCAGTCCGGGAATATCTACAGAAAAAAGGGATTTCTGAGAGCCGACTTTCTACCGACGGAAAGGGAAGCCAGGAGCCTATTTATCCGGAGAAAAACCCGGAAACTGACGGCAAGAATCGAAGAACCGAATTTCAAATTTTGGATTAA
- a CDS encoding substrate-binding periplasmic protein: MKKPRSIRPAFLSALIFCISSSAFAQKAPISSRLDQILAKKELVVGVNRVYEPFYIQDPKDGYPGFDMELAKLYADYLGVALRVKPLKTFRQFSDEIAAGTIDMALAGMSTDLTRGKSVTFSDPYLLTTPAGLVYKRSLPPEPEGSIVTTRTFKSIEDLAVINALSFSVRSNTTNHNYLLRRFSKNLIYSYLSDSVALDSLIKGNVTCFVADSLYILSLLQRQPSLRASYVALVNPVMDEYISAALPLNDLVFADNFNFFIKELKRTAVIEGLRSKYFLGSGWVK, encoded by the coding sequence ATGAAGAAGCCGAGAAGCATTCGGCCGGCCTTCTTATCGGCTCTTATCTTTTGTATTTCATCTTCTGCTTTTGCGCAGAAAGCACCGATTTCGTCCCGACTCGATCAGATCCTCGCCAAAAAGGAGTTAGTCGTGGGCGTGAATCGGGTGTACGAGCCTTTTTATATCCAAGATCCCAAAGATGGCTACCCGGGTTTCGATATGGAGCTTGCAAAGCTTTACGCGGATTACTTGGGAGTCGCTCTTAGAGTGAAACCTCTCAAAACCTTTCGCCAATTTTCGGATGAGATTGCGGCTGGTACGATCGATATGGCTCTCGCAGGAATGTCTACTGATCTGACTCGAGGTAAATCGGTTACCTTTTCCGATCCTTATCTTCTGACTACGCCGGCAGGTTTGGTGTATAAGCGTTCTCTTCCTCCGGAACCGGAAGGAAGTATCGTTACCACTCGTACTTTCAAATCTATCGAGGACTTGGCGGTCATCAACGCTCTATCTTTCTCCGTGAGATCGAATACCACGAACCATAACTATCTTTTGAGAAGATTCAGTAAGAATCTGATCTACAGTTATCTTTCCGATTCTGTTGCTTTAGATTCTTTGATCAAAGGGAATGTTACTTGCTTCGTAGCGGATAGTTTATATATTCTTTCCCTTCTGCAAAGACAACCAAGCTTGCGAGCTAGTTACGTTGCACTTGTGAATCCTGTAATGGACGAATATATCAGTGCAGCCTTACCTTTGAACGATCTTGTATTTGCTGATAATTTTAATTTCTTCATTAAAGAATTGAAACGTACAGCTGTGATCGAAGGACTTAGATCCAAATATTTTCTCGGAAGCGGATGGGTTAAATAA
- the recR gene encoding recombination mediator RecR yields MAEHLIEGMVNALSSLPGIGRKSAYRISFHLLRQDPAVFNGFIQSISDVKGRIRFCSRCGAYSEEELCDLCLSDKRDSQTVCVVEQPEDVFFIENTGEFKGRYHVLNGVISPLEGVGPQDLRIRELLERIQPEEIKEVLVATNPTLEGDATADYLHHQLKNYNVTVTRIAYGITVGGSIELADQYTLGRAIRSRLKL; encoded by the coding sequence TTGGCTGAGCATTTAATCGAGGGAATGGTAAACGCACTTTCTTCTCTTCCAGGGATCGGTAGAAAAAGCGCTTATCGCATAAGCTTTCATTTACTTCGTCAGGATCCGGCTGTGTTTAACGGATTCATCCAGAGCATTTCTGACGTAAAAGGAAGGATACGGTTCTGTTCCCGCTGTGGAGCTTATTCTGAGGAAGAGCTGTGCGATCTCTGTCTTTCCGATAAAAGAGATAGCCAAACAGTTTGTGTAGTAGAACAGCCCGAAGACGTATTCTTTATCGAGAATACGGGTGAATTTAAAGGAAGATATCATGTACTCAATGGAGTCATTTCTCCTTTGGAAGGAGTAGGCCCCCAAGACCTGCGGATCCGAGAATTACTCGAAAGGATCCAACCGGAAGAGATCAAAGAGGTCTTGGTTGCAACCAATCCGACGTTAGAAGGAGACGCAACTGCGGATTATCTTCACCATCAATTAAAGAATTATAATGTAACTGTAACTAGGATCGCATATGGGATCACAGTAGGCGGTTCCATAGAACTGGCGGACCAATATACGCTGGGCCGAGCCATACGTTCACGGTTGAAACTTTAG
- a CDS encoding YbaB/EbfC family nucleoid-associated protein — protein MFENLKNASEIFSKMGEMRGKMEEIKKRISNLRVVGDAGAGMVQVTSTGDGVVVDIKINRALFDSEDNKMLEDLVLAATNDSLKKAKEATEYELKSVTGGLDLSEISKLFGGNLG, from the coding sequence ATGTTCGAAAATCTAAAAAATGCTTCCGAGATCTTTTCCAAGATGGGCGAGATGCGCGGAAAAATGGAAGAGATTAAAAAGAGGATCTCGAACCTGAGAGTAGTAGGCGATGCAGGTGCCGGAATGGTGCAAGTGACTTCAACCGGCGACGGGGTCGTTGTAGATATAAAGATCAATCGCGCTCTTTTCGATTCTGAAGATAATAAAATGTTAGAGGATCTTGTTCTGGCTGCTACAAACGACTCTCTCAAAAAAGCAAAAGAAGCTACCGAGTACGAATTAAAATCGGTAACCGGTGGCTTGGACTTATCCGAAATTTCCAAACTATTCGGCGGTAACCTTGGCTGA